In Lycium ferocissimum isolate CSIRO_LF1 unplaced genomic scaffold, AGI_CSIRO_Lferr_CH_V1 ctg2764, whole genome shotgun sequence, a genomic segment contains:
- the LOC132043711 gene encoding uncharacterized protein LOC132043711, which translates to MPSFAKYLKDLLTKKKTVQHETVRLTHTWSSIISTTTVQKKGDPGAFTIRFSVGYNFAHALCDVGASINLMPFAIYKQSGLGMPRPTTMRLQMADRSIKRSVCVLDDVFMWVGKFILPAHFVILDCAVDRAIPIILRRPFLATGRALMDSEKNEIKFRVNDEEVTFQATVEFKMEEESLGKSLAMILVNFDAEDMKGYVEMVNSLVGLVSYSYHPKKLTLDLKNRTTPPLKTSIIEPPKLELKRLPSHLKYEFLGPNNTSSMIVSALLIEE; encoded by the exons ATGCCCAGTTTTGCCAAGTACTTGAAAGACCTGCTGACCAAGAAGAAGACGGTGCAACATGAAACCGTCCGTCTAACTCACACTtggagttctattatttcaacAACTACTGTCCAAAAAAAGGGAGATCCTGGGGCATTCACCATTCGTTTTTCTGTTGGGTACAATTTTGCTCATGCTCTGTGTGATGTTGGGGCGAGTATAAATTTGATGCCATTTGCTATTTACAAGCAATCAGGTTTAGGGATGCCAAGGCCGACTACTATGAGATTACAGATGGCTGATAGATCTATTAAGAGGTCGGTTTGCGTGCTTGATGATGTTTTTATGTGGGTTGGTAAATTTATATTGCCCGCTCattttgtgattcttgactGTGCTGTTGATCGGGCCATTCCTATTATTTTGAggagacctttccttgctacgGGAAGAGCTCTGATGGATtcagaaaagaatgaaataaaattcaGAGTCAATGATGAGGAAGTTACTTTTCAGGCAA ctGTGGAATTCAAGATGGAAGAGGAAAGTTTGGGAAAATCTCTTGCTATGATTCTTGTAAATTTTGATGCTGAAGACATGAAGGGTTATGTAGAGATGGTTAATTCGCTGGTTGGGTTGGTCTCATATTCTTACCACCCAAAGAAGCTTACTCTTGATCTGAaaaatagaacaactcctcCATTAAAGACTTCTATCATTGAGCCACCGAAGCTTGAGCTTAAGAGGCTCCCATCCCATTTGaagtatgagttccttggtccAAATAATACGTCATCAATGATTGTTTCAGCATTGCTGATTGAGGAGTAG